Proteins encoded in a region of the Augochlora pura isolate Apur16 chromosome 4, APUR_v2.2.1, whole genome shotgun sequence genome:
- the Adk2 gene encoding adenosine kinase 2 isoform X1, with amino-acid sequence MAQNLRDGLLLGLGNPLLDISATVDSDFLKKYDLKSNDAILAEEKHKPMYEELIEKYKADFIAGGSVQNTMRVAQWFLDKPRVATYMGCVGTDKYSKILEDRARADGLNVRYQYTNKESTGTCAVLITGNDRSLCANLAAANYFSPSHIEEIENKKLIDAAEYIYLSGFFLTVTPETIQAVARHAYENNKMFMMNLGAPFLCDLYRKPMLAALPYVDVLFGNETEAETFAKVNNFQTVDRKEIALKLCKMEKINKQRQRIIVITQGAGNVLLAKDNTVTEFPTSRIPPEKVVDTNCAGDAFVGGFLAQLIQGKDIDVCIKCGIWAATEIIQRSGCTYEGKPNFTPC; translated from the exons ATGGCACAGAACTTAAG agATGGTCTTCTATTGGGATTGGGCAATCCCCTTCTTGACATTTCAGCAACTGTAGATagtgattttttaaagaaatatgatttaaaatcaaatgaCGCAATTCTTGCGGAAGAGAAACACAAACCCATGTACgaagaattaatagaaaaatataaagctgACTTTATTGCTGGTGGTTCTGTGCAGAACACTATGAGAGTAGCGCAA TGGTTTTTGGATAAACCAAGGGTTGCCACTTACATGGGTTGCGTGGGAACAGACAagtattcaaaaattttagaGGACAGAGCACGGGCTGATGGCTTGAATGTACGCTATCAATATACCAATAAAGAAAGTACAGGTACCTGTGCAGTTCTTATAACTGGAAACGATAGATCTTTATGCGCTAATTTAGCAGCTGCCAATTACTTTTCACCTTCTCatatagaagaaatagaaaataagaaactgatAGATGCTgctgaatatatttatctctct GGATTCTTCTTAACTGTAACTCCAGAAACAATTCAAGCAGTGGCACGGCATGCTtatgagaataataaaatgtttatgatGAATCTCGGTGCTCCATTTTTATGTGATCTCTATAGGAAACCTATGTTGGCAGCTCTTCCATATGTTGATGTTTTATTTGGCAATGAAACAGAGGCAGAAACCTTTGCTaaagttaacaattttcagaCTGTTGACaggaaagaaattgcattgaaattgtgcaaaatggaaaaaataaataaacaaaggCAAAGAATTATTGTGATAACACAGGGTGCTGGTAACGTGTTACTGGCCAAAGACAATACTGTAACAGAGTTTCCTACTAGTAGGATCCCACCAGAAAAAGTTGTAGACACTAATTGTGCAGGAGATGCTTTTGTAGGAG GTTTTTTGGCACAACTTATACAAGGTAAAGACATAGatgtttgtataaaatgtgGCATATGGGCTGCAACTGAAATTATACAAAGATCTGGATGTACTTATGAAGGGAAACCCAATTTTACTCCCTGCTAA
- the Adk2 gene encoding adenosine kinase 2 isoform X2, translating into MYEELIEKYKADFIAGGSVQNTMRVAQWFLDKPRVATYMGCVGTDKYSKILEDRARADGLNVRYQYTNKESTGTCAVLITGNDRSLCANLAAANYFSPSHIEEIENKKLIDAAEYIYLSGFFLTVTPETIQAVARHAYENNKMFMMNLGAPFLCDLYRKPMLAALPYVDVLFGNETEAETFAKVNNFQTVDRKEIALKLCKMEKINKQRQRIIVITQGAGNVLLAKDNTVTEFPTSRIPPEKVVDTNCAGDAFVGGFLAQLIQGKDIDVCIKCGIWAATEIIQRSGCTYEGKPNFTPC; encoded by the exons ATGTACgaagaattaatagaaaaatataaagctgACTTTATTGCTGGTGGTTCTGTGCAGAACACTATGAGAGTAGCGCAA TGGTTTTTGGATAAACCAAGGGTTGCCACTTACATGGGTTGCGTGGGAACAGACAagtattcaaaaattttagaGGACAGAGCACGGGCTGATGGCTTGAATGTACGCTATCAATATACCAATAAAGAAAGTACAGGTACCTGTGCAGTTCTTATAACTGGAAACGATAGATCTTTATGCGCTAATTTAGCAGCTGCCAATTACTTTTCACCTTCTCatatagaagaaatagaaaataagaaactgatAGATGCTgctgaatatatttatctctct GGATTCTTCTTAACTGTAACTCCAGAAACAATTCAAGCAGTGGCACGGCATGCTtatgagaataataaaatgtttatgatGAATCTCGGTGCTCCATTTTTATGTGATCTCTATAGGAAACCTATGTTGGCAGCTCTTCCATATGTTGATGTTTTATTTGGCAATGAAACAGAGGCAGAAACCTTTGCTaaagttaacaattttcagaCTGTTGACaggaaagaaattgcattgaaattgtgcaaaatggaaaaaataaataaacaaaggCAAAGAATTATTGTGATAACACAGGGTGCTGGTAACGTGTTACTGGCCAAAGACAATACTGTAACAGAGTTTCCTACTAGTAGGATCCCACCAGAAAAAGTTGTAGACACTAATTGTGCAGGAGATGCTTTTGTAGGAG GTTTTTTGGCACAACTTATACAAGGTAAAGACATAGatgtttgtataaaatgtgGCATATGGGCTGCAACTGAAATTATACAAAGATCTGGATGTACTTATGAAGGGAAACCCAATTTTACTCCCTGCTAA